Proteins encoded in a region of the Isosphaeraceae bacterium EP7 genome:
- the fdhD gene encoding formate dehydrogenase accessory sulfurtransferase FdhD: MSRLSSIDLASNPAGASPALLASVASARVLISTGDGIEDRTDWVVVEEPLEIRAGGFGQAPISVAVTMRTPGHDPELAVGFLWTEGLIAPGVEVISATPCGPKGPDGGSNVIRVVLSEPFDGSGLKRNFFATSSCGICGKATLDQVALRCPVVAPGPVVGRSTLLELPGLLRQAQAAFDRTGGLHAAGIFDADGLPIAVREDVGRHNAVDKLIGRALLDGKLPLSGHILMVSGRTSFEILQKAAAAGLPIVCAVSAPSSLAISAADQLGITLVGFLRGSTFNLYTHPGRIDAGR; encoded by the coding sequence ATGAGCCGCCTGAGCTCGATCGATCTTGCGAGCAACCCGGCAGGGGCGTCGCCGGCCCTCCTCGCCAGCGTTGCGTCCGCTCGCGTCTTGATCTCCACCGGCGACGGGATCGAAGATCGGACCGATTGGGTCGTGGTCGAGGAGCCGCTGGAGATCCGCGCCGGCGGCTTCGGCCAGGCTCCGATCAGCGTCGCCGTCACCATGCGCACGCCCGGCCATGATCCCGAGCTTGCCGTGGGGTTCCTCTGGACCGAGGGGCTGATCGCCCCGGGCGTCGAGGTCATCTCGGCCACTCCCTGCGGGCCGAAGGGGCCCGATGGGGGTTCCAACGTCATCCGGGTTGTCCTATCGGAACCCTTCGACGGCTCGGGCTTGAAGCGGAACTTCTTCGCCACGTCGAGTTGCGGCATCTGCGGCAAGGCAACCCTCGATCAGGTCGCCCTGCGTTGCCCGGTTGTGGCGCCCGGCCCCGTCGTGGGTCGTTCCACGCTCCTGGAACTCCCCGGCCTGCTGCGGCAGGCGCAGGCGGCGTTCGACCGGACCGGCGGCCTGCACGCGGCGGGGATCTTCGACGCCGACGGCCTGCCGATTGCCGTTCGAGAGGATGTCGGCCGGCACAACGCGGTGGACAAGCTGATCGGCCGGGCCTTGCTCGACGGCAAGCTGCCACTCTCCGGGCACATCTTGATGGTTTCGGGCAGGACGAGCTTCGAGATCTTGCAGAAGGCCGCCGCGGCCGGCCTGCCCATCGTCTGCGCCGTCTCGGCGCCTTCCAGCCTGGCGATCTCCGCGGCCGATCAACTGGGAATCACGCTCGTCGGCTTCCTCAGGGGCTCGACGTTCAATCTCTATACCCATCCGGGACGCATCGACGCGGGCCGCTGA
- a CDS encoding FdhF/YdeP family oxidoreductase: MSVLDPNSKTVAGPANEAGAAPVELAQIDLRPYHHAAGGLGAIVSTFKQSLPQMGVVRTGLTLLRLNQPGGFDCPSCAWSEPDPAHRAMAEFCENGAKAVAAEATLARCTPEFFREWSVTRLLDQPDHWLEAQGRLTHPMLLREGSDHYEPVSWSEAIGLIAAELKALGSPDEAIFYTSGRTSNEAAFLYQLFVRMTGTNNLPDCSNMCHESTSVGMAETLGVGKGTVSIEDFNHADAIFLMGQNPGTNHPRMLTTLEHAARRGCHIVAINPIHELGLSRFAHPQSPVDMLTGGRQICELFLQVRINGDVALLKGIMKEVLEEERRRPGEVLDHRFIDAHTSGFREFAADIEAASWDEIVESSGIDRELIRSAAQIYINAKATIICWAMGLTQHKNGVANIKEIINLLLMKGNLGRPGAGPSPIRGHSNVQGDRTMGIYERQSDAVLDVLAKTFDFEPSREHGYDVVAAVKAMHEGKARVFLAMGGNFHSAAPDTHYTAEALRNCRLTAHVSTKLNRSHLVHGKLALILPCLGRTDLDIRGSGPQFVTVEDSMSNIHSSEGKLTPPSEHLLSEPAIVCALAEAVLPPNPRLDWPAMAENYDLIRDQIAKVHPDFHDFNARVRVPGGFILPSPANAYNFKTETKKAMFTVQPIPHIPLGPGQFLMMSIRSHDQYNTTIYGLDDRYRGVYNERRVVFLNPLDIDDLGLVPKQVVDLIGEYGEERRYAPRFIVVPYDIPRRCAATYYPETNVLVPVDDKADYSFTPASKSTVIRIVPAGTS; this comes from the coding sequence ATGTCCGTTCTCGATCCGAACAGCAAGACCGTAGCGGGACCGGCGAACGAGGCGGGCGCGGCCCCCGTCGAACTGGCCCAGATCGACCTCCGGCCCTATCATCACGCGGCCGGCGGCCTGGGCGCCATCGTCAGCACGTTCAAGCAGTCCTTGCCGCAGATGGGCGTCGTGCGCACGGGCCTGACTCTCTTGAGGCTCAACCAGCCGGGCGGCTTCGACTGCCCCTCGTGCGCCTGGAGCGAGCCCGACCCCGCCCATCGGGCCATGGCCGAGTTCTGCGAGAATGGCGCCAAGGCCGTCGCCGCCGAGGCGACCCTCGCGCGCTGCACCCCCGAATTCTTCCGCGAGTGGTCGGTCACCCGACTCCTGGATCAGCCCGACCACTGGCTCGAAGCCCAGGGGCGACTCACCCATCCGATGCTCCTTCGCGAGGGCTCCGACCACTACGAGCCCGTCTCCTGGAGCGAGGCCATCGGCCTCATCGCTGCCGAGTTGAAGGCCCTCGGCTCGCCCGACGAGGCCATCTTCTACACGTCGGGCCGGACGAGCAACGAGGCCGCGTTCCTCTATCAACTCTTCGTCCGGATGACCGGCACGAATAACCTGCCCGACTGCTCCAACATGTGCCACGAATCCACCAGCGTGGGCATGGCCGAGACCCTCGGCGTGGGCAAGGGAACCGTCTCGATCGAGGATTTCAACCACGCCGACGCCATCTTCCTGATGGGCCAGAACCCGGGGACCAATCACCCGCGGATGCTCACCACCCTGGAACACGCGGCCAGGCGTGGCTGTCATATCGTCGCCATCAACCCGATCCACGAGCTTGGCCTGTCCAGATTCGCCCATCCCCAGAGCCCGGTCGACATGCTCACCGGCGGCCGGCAAATCTGCGAGCTGTTCCTGCAGGTACGCATCAACGGCGACGTCGCCCTCCTGAAGGGGATCATGAAGGAAGTGCTTGAGGAGGAGCGTCGCCGCCCCGGCGAGGTCCTCGACCACCGCTTCATCGACGCCCACACCTCGGGCTTCCGGGAGTTCGCCGCCGACATCGAGGCCGCCTCCTGGGACGAGATCGTCGAGAGTTCCGGCATCGATCGGGAGCTGATTCGCAGCGCCGCGCAAATTTATATCAATGCGAAGGCGACCATCATCTGCTGGGCCATGGGACTGACCCAGCACAAGAACGGCGTCGCCAACATCAAGGAGATCATCAACCTCCTGCTGATGAAGGGAAACCTCGGCCGCCCCGGCGCCGGCCCCAGCCCCATCCGCGGGCACAGCAACGTGCAGGGCGACCGGACGATGGGCATCTACGAGCGCCAATCCGACGCCGTGCTCGACGTGCTCGCCAAGACGTTCGACTTCGAGCCCTCACGCGAACACGGCTACGACGTCGTTGCGGCCGTCAAGGCGATGCACGAGGGCAAGGCCCGCGTCTTCCTCGCGATGGGCGGCAACTTCCACTCCGCCGCGCCCGACACCCATTACACCGCCGAGGCCCTGCGCAACTGCCGCCTCACCGCGCACGTCTCCACCAAGCTCAACCGCTCGCACCTGGTCCATGGCAAGCTCGCCCTGATCCTGCCCTGCCTGGGCCGCACCGATCTCGACATCCGCGGCTCAGGGCCGCAGTTCGTCACCGTCGAAGACTCGATGAGCAACATCCACTCCTCCGAGGGGAAGCTGACCCCCCCCTCCGAGCACCTGCTCAGCGAGCCCGCCATCGTCTGCGCCCTGGCCGAGGCTGTCCTCCCTCCCAACCCGCGCCTCGACTGGCCCGCGATGGCGGAGAACTACGACCTCATCCGCGACCAGATCGCCAAGGTGCACCCCGACTTCCACGACTTCAACGCCCGCGTGCGCGTCCCCGGCGGCTTCATTCTTCCCAGCCCGGCCAACGCCTACAACTTCAAGACCGAGACCAAGAAGGCCATGTTCACCGTCCAGCCCATCCCCCACATCCCGCTGGGCCCCGGGCAGTTCCTGATGATGTCCATCCGCAGTCACGACCAGTACAACACGACCATCTACGGGCTGGATGACCGCTACCGGGGCGTCTACAACGAGCGCCGGGTCGTCTTCCTCAACCCCCTGGACATCGACGACTTGGGCCTCGTCCCCAAGCAGGTCGTCGACCTCATCGGCGAGTATGGCGAAGAGCGTCGCTACGCCCCCCGCTTCATCGTCGTCCCCTACGATATTCCCCGCCGCTGCGCCGCCACCTACTACCCCGAGACCAATGTCCTCGTCCCCGTCGACGACAAGGCCGACTACAGCTTCACCCCCGCCTCCAAATCCACCGTCATCCGGATCGTACCCGCCGGGACGAGTTGA
- a CDS encoding carboxypeptidase-like regulatory domain-containing protein, with the protein MLESRSAHHARSFLLLACWLASAPQPSPADEDSRYSRATMSGQVVDEAGKPVAGAMVLYRDLKEWRCRTGLDGEFSVSIQDMSLLMDHHSFSLVAKTDDGRLGVFGVGALKRTEPVRIVVKTGRTIRVLVVDAEENPVAGASIVAMSDWTCVFEGETGPDGHLSFSMPVDLAKASVAALKPKVGIAFVSTRPNSNVTAPTHPLPDSISMKLEGVGPPLKIKAVDERGEPIPELNLSVPLFKVAGVDVSGGLGRFSKTQTGQDGVAVVDWLPRDIGDPVNVFTDSHEYHPKNVLPRLSTSIETDQILAHVRFSHLSGIIRTADGQPVSGAGVKAKGFGSGGNFPMEIPGTDVTDSEGRYSMLTNSNLAYVVTATKGDLIGFGKSVLITRPGERTEAEDMILRHGTWMHGTVTKGIMAVPAPLQYLDARIELGSIPEKIRREGAEFNQQMRIRFSGGTDEAGRYRILLPAGKYDLSGPGNIPIESITIPAENPPAEFLRDYNLP; encoded by the coding sequence ATGCTCGAATCGAGGAGCGCCCACCACGCCCGTTCTTTTCTCCTCCTAGCTTGCTGGCTCGCCTCGGCGCCGCAACCATCGCCCGCCGACGAAGACAGCCGGTATTCCAGGGCAACCATGTCGGGCCAGGTGGTCGACGAGGCTGGAAAGCCCGTCGCTGGCGCGATGGTCCTCTATCGAGATCTCAAAGAATGGAGATGCCGGACCGGACTCGACGGAGAGTTTTCTGTCTCGATTCAGGACATGTCACTTCTCATGGATCATCACAGCTTCAGCCTGGTGGCGAAGACCGATGATGGTCGCCTCGGTGTCTTTGGCGTCGGTGCATTGAAGCGAACTGAACCCGTCCGAATTGTCGTCAAGACTGGGCGTACGATCCGCGTTCTTGTGGTCGACGCAGAGGAAAATCCGGTCGCCGGGGCCTCGATTGTGGCGATGTCCGATTGGACCTGCGTCTTCGAAGGAGAGACGGGACCGGATGGGCACCTCTCGTTTTCGATGCCGGTAGACTTGGCGAAGGCCAGCGTAGCGGCCTTGAAACCTAAGGTTGGAATCGCATTTGTATCAACCCGTCCGAACTCGAATGTCACAGCTCCCACTCATCCTCTGCCCGATTCGATCTCCATGAAGCTTGAAGGCGTTGGGCCGCCGCTGAAGATCAAGGCGGTGGATGAACGGGGCGAGCCCATCCCCGAATTAAATCTCTCCGTTCCACTCTTCAAGGTCGCTGGGGTGGATGTTTCGGGTGGCCTGGGGCGATTCTCAAAGACCCAGACAGGCCAAGACGGAGTCGCGGTCGTCGACTGGCTGCCGCGAGACATCGGAGACCCGGTCAACGTCTTCACAGACTCGCACGAATACCATCCAAAGAACGTACTCCCACGGCTATCGACTTCGATTGAGACCGATCAGATCCTCGCCCACGTCCGCTTTAGCCACCTTTCGGGCATCATCAGGACCGCTGACGGGCAACCGGTGAGCGGTGCTGGCGTCAAGGCGAAGGGATTTGGCTCCGGCGGTAACTTTCCGATGGAAATACCAGGGACCGACGTCACGGACAGCGAAGGGCGATATTCAATGTTAACGAACAGCAATCTCGCCTACGTTGTAACCGCGACTAAGGGCGACTTGATAGGCTTCGGAAAGTCCGTCCTGATCACGAGACCTGGCGAGCGGACCGAAGCCGAGGACATGATCCTCCGGCACGGGACCTGGATGCACGGGACGGTCACCAAGGGGATAATGGCCGTCCCTGCCCCCCTCCAATATCTCGATGCAAGGATCGAACTCGGCAGCATACCCGAAAAGATTCGCCGCGAGGGCGCCGAATTCAATCAGCAAATGCGAATTCGATTCTCCGGAGGGACCGATGAAGCCGGCCGATACAGGATCCTGCTCCCCGCCGGCAAGTATGACCTGAGCGGCCCCGGTAATATCCCCATCGAGTCAATCACCATCCCCGCCGAGAACCCGCCGGCCGAGTTCCTCCGCGACTACAACCTGCCTTGA
- a CDS encoding DNA strand exchange inhibitor protein → MDTHTLGLLDFDKIRAIVATYAACSLGKGEARGMEPSIEPGVVRESQALTTEMAEALSAGISPPFGGLHDIRPLVRRAQIGSTLAAEELAETVETLHAVEGLGRWLKKVGEEFPRLGGMALGVGEFAGVVNAIEACLDSRGNVLDTASRRLSVIRGEIRKVEEQIQEILKRMLRSPEIKRILRFPNFTMVGEHYVLPISKDHRGEIQGSVHRTSASNETVYIEPQAIAERSAQLSFHKAQEAKEIRRILRYLSAQVGQVAESLLESLETLSQLDLIFARGRYSLDFRMSPPDLNQEGKLSLRGARHPILESLFRAEAQPRKRNEPEPGEEAEAEAAQPELPPKARTVTPIDVHLGIQHQILIVTGPNTGGKTVAMKTIGLLAVMAQCGLHIPASQGSQLPFFDDVLADIGDEQSLEQSLSTFSSHVRRVSEIFKRATPRSLILMDEMGAGTDPIEGAALGRAILDEIDSVGCLALVTTHIGDLKTYAFNNPRAQNAAVEFDLETLKPMYRLHIGDVGQSNALEIARRLNLPEHLVERASRYLNQARGADQPELEMLQKLRREAEVAKLAALQSQAEAEQTREALNRRLADLNQQTEIDARLVEARARLQPGDRVVVPRFGYDRPGRVVKIDARKKTASVAIGRMNWDVPIEELIPQIIKTPDIGPDTPPAGKKFGRFDDFKG, encoded by the coding sequence ATGGATACGCATACGCTGGGTTTGCTCGACTTCGACAAGATCCGCGCGATCGTCGCCACGTATGCGGCCTGCTCGCTGGGCAAGGGCGAGGCCCGGGGGATGGAGCCGAGCATCGAGCCAGGAGTCGTCCGCGAGTCGCAAGCCCTGACGACCGAGATGGCCGAGGCGCTTTCGGCCGGGATCTCGCCCCCGTTCGGCGGGCTTCATGACATCCGGCCGCTTGTCAGGCGCGCCCAGATCGGCTCGACGCTGGCCGCCGAGGAGCTGGCCGAGACGGTCGAGACGTTGCATGCCGTCGAGGGATTGGGGCGGTGGCTCAAGAAGGTGGGCGAGGAGTTCCCCAGGCTGGGAGGGATGGCGCTGGGGGTCGGGGAGTTCGCCGGGGTCGTCAACGCGATCGAGGCTTGCCTGGACAGCCGCGGGAATGTGCTGGATACCGCCAGCCGCCGACTGTCGGTGATCCGCGGCGAGATCCGCAAGGTCGAGGAGCAGATCCAGGAGATCCTCAAGCGGATGCTGCGGTCGCCCGAGATCAAGCGCATCCTCCGCTTTCCCAACTTCACGATGGTGGGCGAGCACTACGTCCTGCCCATCTCCAAGGATCACCGGGGCGAGATCCAAGGGTCGGTGCACCGCACCAGCGCCAGCAACGAGACGGTCTACATCGAGCCCCAGGCCATCGCCGAGAGGTCGGCCCAGCTCTCGTTCCACAAAGCTCAGGAAGCCAAGGAGATCCGGCGGATCTTGCGGTACCTGAGTGCCCAGGTGGGCCAGGTGGCGGAGTCGCTGCTGGAAAGCCTGGAAACCCTTTCGCAGCTTGACCTTATCTTTGCTCGGGGGCGGTACAGCCTCGACTTCAGGATGAGCCCGCCGGACCTCAACCAGGAGGGGAAGCTGTCCCTCAGAGGCGCCCGGCACCCGATCCTGGAATCGCTGTTCCGCGCCGAGGCCCAGCCCAGAAAACGAAACGAACCCGAACCGGGCGAGGAGGCGGAGGCCGAGGCCGCCCAGCCCGAGCTGCCGCCGAAGGCGCGGACGGTCACCCCGATCGACGTCCACCTGGGCATCCAGCACCAGATCCTGATCGTCACCGGGCCCAACACGGGCGGCAAGACGGTGGCCATGAAGACGATCGGCCTGCTGGCGGTGATGGCCCAGTGCGGCCTGCACATCCCGGCCAGCCAGGGTTCGCAGCTCCCCTTCTTCGATGACGTGCTGGCCGATATCGGCGACGAGCAGAGCCTGGAACAGTCGCTGTCCACCTTCTCGTCGCACGTCCGGCGGGTCTCGGAGATCTTCAAGCGGGCGACCCCTCGCTCGCTGATCTTGATGGACGAGATGGGCGCGGGGACCGACCCGATCGAGGGGGCCGCGCTGGGGCGGGCGATCCTCGACGAGATCGACAGCGTTGGCTGCCTGGCCCTGGTGACGACGCATATCGGCGACCTGAAGACTTACGCGTTCAACAACCCGAGGGCCCAGAATGCGGCCGTCGAGTTCGACCTTGAAACGCTCAAGCCGATGTACCGCCTGCACATCGGCGACGTCGGCCAGTCGAACGCCCTGGAGATTGCCCGCCGCCTGAACCTGCCCGAGCACCTTGTCGAGCGTGCGTCGCGGTATCTCAACCAGGCGAGGGGGGCCGATCAGCCGGAGCTGGAGATGCTTCAGAAGCTCCGCAGGGAGGCCGAGGTGGCGAAGCTCGCGGCGTTGCAGAGCCAGGCCGAGGCCGAGCAGACGCGCGAGGCCCTGAACAGGCGGCTGGCCGACCTGAACCAGCAGACCGAGATCGACGCGCGCCTGGTCGAGGCCCGCGCCAGGCTCCAACCCGGCGACCGCGTCGTCGTCCCGAGGTTCGGCTACGACCGGCCCGGACGGGTCGTGAAGATCGACGCCCGCAAGAAAACGGCGTCGGTCGCCATCGGCCGGATGAACTGGGACGTCCCGATCGAGGAGCTGATCCCCCAGATCATCAAGACCCCCGACATCGGCCCCGACACACCGCCGGCGGGGAAGAAGTTCGGCCGGTTCGACGACTTCAAGGGCTGA
- a CDS encoding glycosyltransferase family 2 protein, translated as MQPDIIDDSPTTDTDALPIDLSILIPVHDELENVGPLHRELTEALAQTSLRYEIIFVDDGSTDGTAYRLEAIQAADPEHVLVASLRRNCGQTAALSAALDLSRGSVLVPIDGDLQNDPADIPRMLARLDEGFDVVSGWRRDRRDKLISRRIPSWVANRIVARLSHVPLHDFGCTLKAYRRRVLEGIRLYGEMHRFIPVYATWQGARVTEMVVNHRPRTAGRTKYGLGRIFNVVLDLILIRFLERYSQRPIHLFGRIGLWSILLSILSFAAMLYFKYIFPWPMGWNLPPKTFVETPLPLLAVMFFLGGLQSIMLGVLAEMVMRTYYESQSKTTYLLGSVRRGPKQD; from the coding sequence ATGCAACCCGACATCATCGACGACTCGCCCACGACCGACACCGATGCCCTGCCCATCGACCTGTCGATCCTGATCCCGGTGCACGACGAACTCGAGAACGTCGGCCCGCTGCACCGCGAGCTGACCGAGGCGCTGGCTCAGACGAGCCTGCGTTACGAGATCATCTTCGTGGACGATGGGTCGACGGACGGAACCGCATACCGGCTGGAGGCGATCCAGGCGGCCGACCCCGAGCACGTCCTGGTCGCATCCCTGCGCCGCAATTGCGGCCAGACGGCGGCGCTCTCGGCGGCGCTCGACCTTTCCAGGGGGTCGGTCCTGGTGCCGATCGACGGCGACCTCCAGAACGACCCGGCGGATATCCCCAGGATGCTGGCCAGGCTGGATGAAGGCTTCGACGTGGTCTCGGGCTGGAGGCGCGACCGGCGGGACAAGCTCATCTCCCGGCGGATCCCGTCGTGGGTCGCCAACCGGATCGTCGCCCGGCTCTCGCACGTCCCGCTCCACGACTTCGGCTGCACCCTGAAGGCATATCGCCGGCGGGTGCTCGAAGGGATCAGGCTCTACGGCGAGATGCACCGATTCATCCCGGTCTACGCCACCTGGCAGGGGGCGAGGGTCACCGAGATGGTCGTCAACCACCGACCGAGGACCGCCGGCCGGACCAAGTACGGGCTGGGCCGGATCTTCAACGTAGTGCTCGACCTGATCCTGATCCGGTTCCTCGAACGCTATTCCCAGCGGCCGATCCACCTCTTCGGCCGGATCGGGCTCTGGTCGATCCTGCTCAGCATCCTCTCGTTCGCGGCGATGCTCTACTTCAAGTACATCTTTCCCTGGCCGATGGGCTGGAATCTCCCGCCCAAGACGTTCGTGGAGACCCCCCTCCCCTTGCTCGCGGTGATGTTCTTCCTGGGCGGGTTGCAGAGCATCATGCTCGGCGTGCTTGCCGAGATGGTGATGCGCACCTACTACGAGTCCCAGTCCAAGACCACCTACCTGCTCGGCTCGGTCCGACGCGGGCCGAAGCAAGACTGA
- a CDS encoding sugar phosphate isomerase/epimerase family protein, translating into MQLGFVSAIFPELTLEEVFEFAGEAGFASVEVMCWPPGKALRRYAGTTHIDASQPVEETRTRLKTLFETTGVVASALGYYPNALSADAAESEVAINHLRTVIDLAPELGLDTVTSFIGRDPARTVDANWPRFLEVWTPLIGRAEERGVRIGIENCPMLFSADEWPGGKNLATSPAIWRRMFEAIPSKSFGLNYDPSHMVWQQMDYLRPMKDFKSRLVHVHAKDARLDLDSVNDHGVLSYPGLWHTPKIPGMGDIHWGKFFGALTDAGYDGHVAIEVEDRAFEGSLDKRKEALRIAGRYLKQFIA; encoded by the coding sequence ATGCAACTCGGATTCGTCTCGGCGATCTTCCCGGAGCTGACCCTCGAAGAGGTCTTCGAGTTCGCCGGCGAGGCGGGCTTCGCCAGCGTCGAGGTCATGTGCTGGCCGCCGGGCAAGGCCCTGAGGCGATACGCGGGCACGACCCACATCGACGCCAGCCAGCCGGTCGAGGAGACCCGAACGAGGCTGAAGACGTTATTCGAGACGACCGGCGTCGTCGCCTCGGCCCTGGGCTATTATCCCAACGCGTTGTCGGCCGACGCCGCCGAGTCCGAAGTCGCCATCAACCACCTCCGGACGGTCATCGACCTGGCGCCTGAACTGGGACTCGACACCGTCACGTCCTTCATCGGCCGCGACCCGGCCAGGACGGTCGACGCCAACTGGCCGAGATTCCTGGAGGTCTGGACCCCCTTGATCGGCCGCGCCGAGGAGCGAGGGGTGCGCATCGGAATCGAGAATTGCCCGATGCTGTTCTCGGCCGACGAATGGCCGGGGGGCAAGAACCTGGCGACCAGCCCGGCGATCTGGCGGCGGATGTTCGAGGCGATCCCCAGCAAGTCCTTCGGCCTGAACTACGACCCGTCGCACATGGTCTGGCAGCAGATGGACTACCTCAGGCCGATGAAGGACTTCAAGAGTCGGCTGGTTCACGTCCATGCCAAGGACGCGAGGCTCGACCTCGACTCGGTGAACGACCACGGGGTCCTGTCGTATCCGGGGCTCTGGCACACGCCCAAGATCCCCGGGATGGGCGACATCCACTGGGGCAAGTTCTTCGGCGCCCTGACCGACGCCGGCTATGACGGGCACGTCGCCATCGAGGTCGAGGATCGTGCCTTCGAAGGCTCCCTCGACAAGCGGAAAGAGGCCCTGCGAATCGCCGGCCGCTACCTCAAGCAGTTCATCGCCTGA
- a CDS encoding rhomboid family intramembrane serine protease has protein sequence MRQIGTIEDPKQAARFVDYLLSLSIDSKEMTGPDGRVIWVIDENRLPAAREAYSEFMASPDDARFRAAQEVAGKVRREEERAEKSYRKQVRHVSERSTLSEWRRRPLTSVLILTSIAASLATNFGHDYTSILRYLTFDSYHILGRHVVLDDPMGFGKLGQGQIWRAITPIFVHFDGFHLLFNMWWMLDLGRLIEDRKGIGKLAVLVLVSALLSNFAQHAWSVHSHGVPTLFGGMSGVVYALFGYLWGKTIFDLGDGIAIRPQVVNIMVIWLIICMTGVVGPIANGAHVGGLLVGMVFGFMRY, from the coding sequence ATGCGGCAGATCGGCACCATCGAGGATCCGAAACAGGCGGCGCGGTTCGTCGACTACCTCCTCAGCCTCAGCATCGACTCGAAAGAGATGACCGGGCCCGACGGCCGGGTCATCTGGGTTATCGACGAGAACCGGCTGCCGGCCGCCCGCGAGGCCTACTCCGAGTTCATGGCCTCGCCCGACGACGCCAGATTCAGGGCGGCCCAGGAGGTCGCCGGGAAGGTGCGTCGCGAGGAAGAACGCGCGGAGAAGTCGTATCGCAAGCAGGTCCGTCATGTGAGCGAACGCAGCACGCTGTCCGAGTGGCGGCGTCGGCCGCTGACCTCGGTGCTCATCCTCACGAGCATCGCCGCCTCGCTGGCGACGAACTTCGGCCACGACTACACCTCGATCCTCCGCTACCTCACGTTCGACTCGTACCACATCCTCGGGCGGCACGTCGTCCTGGATGACCCGATGGGCTTCGGCAAGCTCGGGCAGGGGCAGATCTGGCGGGCGATCACGCCGATCTTCGTCCACTTCGACGGCTTCCACCTGCTCTTCAATATGTGGTGGATGCTCGACCTGGGTCGCCTGATCGAAGACCGCAAGGGGATCGGGAAGCTTGCCGTCCTGGTCCTGGTCTCGGCCCTCCTCTCCAACTTCGCGCAGCATGCCTGGTCGGTCCATTCCCACGGCGTCCCGACCCTGTTCGGGGGGATGTCGGGGGTGGTCTACGCCCTGTTCGGCTACCTCTGGGGCAAGACGATCTTCGACCTCGGCGACGGCATCGCCATCCGCCCGCAGGTGGTCAACATCATGGTCATCTGGCTGATCATCTGCATGACCGGAGTCGTGGGCCCGATCGCCAACGGGGCTCATGTGGGCGGACTGCTCGTCGGGATGGTCTTCGGATTCATGCGCTACTGA